A stretch of the Malus sylvestris chromosome 10, drMalSylv7.2, whole genome shotgun sequence genome encodes the following:
- the LOC126586253 gene encoding pentatricopeptide repeat-containing protein At1g43980, mitochondrial has translation MHSYFKQLHGFHKTSLSYYSRLIDHCLSLKSVNFVKIIHSQLIKVGFNSHTFLGNRCLDVYFRFGDTLHDALKVFDEITEKNLVSWNICLKGLGRFGEIQKARHMFAAMPERDVVSWNSMISGHVSCGFIDNALEVFSQMQIAGVRPSEYTFSIMMTHVTSACYGKQIHGDMIRSGMNLSNVVLGNSLIDMYGKLGCVDYAFGVFFTMEEVDVISWNSLISGCHRSGYEELALDQFFWMRATECAPDEFTISTVINVCCNLLDLEKGKQTFAFCFKVGFFSNSIVSSAAIDLLSKCNRLEDAIRLFEELDWWDSAVCNSMISSYAQHGCGEDAVQLFVLTLRENLRPTEFTLSSMLSSVSIFLPAEPGSQIHSLVVKLGFESDAIVASSLVGLYSKAGLVNYAMKIFSNMGVKDLITWNTIIMGLAHNGKVFKTLSIFKELVSKGAAPDNLTLAGVLMACNFGGFIEEGVTIFLTMEKEYGIIPGEEHYAPIVDLLCRAGKLREAMDVLAAMPYEPGSVVWESILRACVIHEDFKLTERVAKRMMKLVPQSSLPYLVLARAYEMRGKWESMIWVRKSMKLNGVKKIVGCSWIGIQNHVYTFNAEELQPPRGKDIYLILRLLSSEMEAEDYTDNLTKVVLRR, from the coding sequence ATGCACTCGTACTTTAAGCAGCTTCATGGATTTCATAAGACCTCTCTTTCCTATTATTCTCGTCTAATAGATCACTGTTTGTCACTAAAGTctgtaaattttgtgaaaattaTACACTCCCAGTTGATCAAAGTAGGGTTTAACAGCCATACTTTTCTGGGTAATCGTTGTCTCGATGTTTACTTTCGATTTGGTGACACCCTGCACGATGCATTGaaagtgtttgatgaaattaCCGAGAAGAATCTTGTTTCGTGGAACATTTGCTTAAAGGGGCTCGGTCGATTTGGGGAGATTCAAAAAGCCCGCCATATGTTTGCTGCAATGCCTGAAAGAGATGTAGTTAGTTGGAACTCGATGATTTCGGGTCATGTTTCctgtgggtttattgataatgCATTGGAGGTTTTCTCACAAATGCAAATCGCTGGCGTGAGACCTAGTGAGTACACATTCTCAATTATGATGACGCATGTGACGTCTGCTTGTTATGGTAAGCAAATCCATGGTGATATGATTAGGAGCGGTATGAATTTGTCAAATGTGGTTCTTGGGAATTCTTTAATTGACATGTATGGAAAGCTTGGTTGTGTGGATTATGCTTTTGGCGTGTTTTTCACTATGGAGGAGGTGGATGTTATCTCGTGGAACTCTTTGATTTCGGGTTGTCATAGATCAGGGTATGAGGAATTGGCACTAGATCAGTTCTTTTGGATGAGAGCCACCGAGTGTGCACCTGATGAGTTTACAATATCAACTGTGATCAATGTTTGCTGTAACTTGCTTGATTTGGAAAAGGGTAAGCAAACATTTGCATTCTGCTTCAAGGTGGGATTTTTTTCTAATAGCATTGTATCAAGTGCTGCTATTGACCTGCTTTCGAAATGCAACAGATTAGAGGATGCAATCCGGCTCTTTGAAGAACTGGATTGGTGGGATTCAGCCGTTTGTAATTCCATGATTTCAAGCTATGCACAGCATGGCTGTGGGGAGGATGCTGTGCAACTGTTTGTGTTGACCTTGAGGGAGAACCTAAGGCCAACTGAGTTTACACTCAGCAGCATGCTAAGCTCTGTGTCCATTTTTCTTCCAGCAGAGCCGGGTAGCCAAATTCATTCCTTGGTTGTTAAGTTAGGTTTTGAGTCAGATGCAATTGTTGCTAGTTCACTTGTTGGTTTGTACAGTAAAGCTGGATTGGTAAATTATGCCAtgaaaatattttcaaatatgGGCGTGAAAGATTTGATAACTTGGAACACCATAATTATGGGTTTGGCTCACAATGGTAAAGTATTCAAGACCCTGAGCATTTTCAAGGAATTGGTTAGCAAGGGTGCTGCACCAGATAATTTAACACTGGCTGGAGTTTTAATGGCTTGCAACTTTGGGGGTTTTATTGAAGAGGGGGTGACCATATTTTTAACAATGGAGAAGGAATATGGAATCATACCTGGGGAAGAGCACTATGCTCCCATAGTAGACTTGTTGTGTCGAGCTGGTAAACTCAGAGAAGCAATGGATGTACTTGCAGCAATGCCTTATGAACCTGGTTCTGTGGTATGGGAATCGATTCTTCGTGCTTGTGTTATTCACGAAGACTTTAAACTCACTGAAAGAGTTGCAAAAAGGATGATGAAGTTGGTGCCACAGTCATCTCTACCTTATTTGGTACTAGCTAGGGCATATGAAATGAGAGGAAAATGGGAAAGCATGATTTGGGTCAGGAAATCCATGAAACTTAACGGGGTGAAGAAAATTGTAGGATGCAGTTGGATTGGGATTCAGAACCATGTATATACCTTTAACGCAGAAGAATTACAGCCTCCAAGAGGCAAAGACATTTATTTGATATTGAGATTACTGTCATCGGAAATGGAGGCTGAAGATTACACTGACAATCTAACAAAAGTAGTGCTGAGACGATAA
- the LOC126586254 gene encoding probable serine/threonine-protein kinase PBL8 isoform X1 has product MASPLTPSHVVIAYDATKDRGVHELTLAVDSLQKRGDVLHSGDTIIMLGVLHKVVHPMGFHIKPCADFLETSIRAVEEEVTKKVDMYVSMLLESARKCEDQGVSIEVKVTAGFPVKQVILQEIMACNAAWVILDRHLRRDMRFYLKKIPCKVAIIQDSLAVDVVRPHTTDDTDTMEHKLFFSLSKPVPLSNYQSNRNNEQPLSDSPESSDIQKTYLTSPTVKLRDYGSLLNLGSSPTQENSGVKTKADDKHSIVPQKIQKQNNAFRGRCSDAPILCSICGTRTEMYVKNSMTFSYSEIQLATNDFSKENLLGEGGYGHVYKGEFKDGQQIAAKVRKEASTQEFTEFHSEVYVLSFARHKNIVMLLGYCCKENLNILVYEYICHKSLEWHLFDEKAAVLEWHQRQEIAIGTAKGLRFLHEECRGSPIIHRDTRPSNILLTHDYVPMLGDFGFAKWKTASNDTDQTRIIGTLGYLAPEYAENGIVSVRTDVYAFGMVLLQLVTGRKIVDSNGEGQAQYLREWAEPIIQRLALHELIDRRLGDSYDTYEVYLMAKAAFLCVQRNPEMRPSMQEVVRVLEGENDNYHHLGEHFAPQYLTK; this is encoded by the exons ATGGCGAGCCCTCTGACGCCATCCCACGTTGTCATCGCCTATGACGCCACCAAGGACCGCGGCGTGCATGAGCTTACACTCGCAGTTGACAGTCTCCAGAAGAGGGGTGACGTTTTGCATTCAGGGGATACCATCATTATGCTTGGAGTTTTGCACAAGGTAGTCCACCCCA TGGGCTTTCACATAAAACCATGCGCAGATTTTTTGGAAACCAGCATTCGTGCAGTGGAGGAAGAAGTTACAAAGAAAGTTGACATGTATGTTAGCATGCTTCTTGAAAGTGCGAGAAAGTGTGAAGATCAAGGG GTCAGCATTGAAGTCAAAGTTACTGCTGGTTTTCCCGTTAAGCAGGTTATTTTGCAAGAGATTATGGCCTGCAATGCAGCTTGGGTTATACTTGATAG GCACCTTAGACGGGATATGAGGTTCTACCTTAAGAAGATACCATGCAAGGTTGCAATAATACAAGATAGTTTGGCTGTGGATGTTGTAAGACCTCATACAACGGATGACACTGATACCATGGAACACAAATTGTTTTTTTCATTGTCCAAGCCTGTTCCACTATCCAATTATCAATCTAACAGAAACAATGAACAGCCACTCAGTGATTCACCTGAAAGTTCTGATATTCAGAAAACCTATTTGACTTCACCTACAGTTAAGTTACGAGACTATGGTTCTTTATTGAATCTAGGGTCTTCCCCTACTCAAGAAAATTCAG GTGTAAAAACCAAAGCAGACGATAAACACTCCATAGTTCCTCAAAAAATCCAGAAGCAAAATAACGCCTTCCGAGGAAGATGCTCAGATGCCCCAATTCTGTGTTCCATATGTGGAACACGGACTGAAATGTATGTCAAGAATTCTATGACATTCAGCTACTCAGAGATACAGCTTGCAACAAATGATTTTTCCAAGGAAAATTTATTGGGAGAAGGCGGATATGGTCATGTGTATAAAGGTGAGTTTAAGGACGGACAGCAGATTGCAGCAAAGGTGCGGAAAGAAGCAAGTACACAAGAATTTACAGAATTTCACTCTGAGGTCTATGTCTTGAGTTTTGCACGCCATAAGAACATTGTCATGCTGTTGGGTTATTGTTGCAAGGAGAACCTAAATATATTGGTTTATGAATATATTTGCCACAAGTCTCTTGAATGGCActtatttg ATGAAAAGGCAGCAGTTCTTGAGTGGCACCAAAGACAGGAAATCGCCATTGGAACTGCGAAGGGATTGCGTTTCCTCCACGAAGAATGTCGTGGAAGTCCTATAATTCATCGAGACACGCGACCAAGCAATATACTGCTAACACATGATTACGTTCCAATG TTAGGTGATTTTGGCTTCGCCAAATGGAAGACGGCGAGTAATGACACTGACCAGACAAGGATAATTGGCACACTAGG CTACCTTGCTCCAGAGTATGCAGAGAACGGTATTGTTTCTGTACGGACAGATGTATATGCCTTTGGCATGGTTCTGTTACAACTCGTAACTGGCCGCAAGATTGTTGATTCAAACGGAGAAGGGCAAGCTCAATACCTACGGGAGTGG GCAGAACCAATAATCCAGAGGCTGGCACTACATGAACTCATTGATCGTCGTCTAGGAGATTCATATGACACATATGAAGTGTACCTCATGGCTAAAGCCGCATTCTTATGTGTACAAAGAAATCCTGAAATGCGTCCATCAATGCAAGAG GTTGTCCGCGTTCTTGAAGGTGAAAATGACAATTACCACCACCTAGGAGAGCACTTTGCACCTCAATATCTCACAAAGTGA
- the LOC126586254 gene encoding serine/threonine-protein kinase CDG1-like isoform X2: MYVSMLLESARKCEDQGVSIEVKVTAGFPVKQVILQEIMACNAAWVILDRHLRRDMRFYLKKIPCKVAIIQDSLAVDVVRPHTTDDTDTMEHKLFFSLSKPVPLSNYQSNRNNEQPLSDSPESSDIQKTYLTSPTVKLRDYGSLLNLGSSPTQENSGVKTKADDKHSIVPQKIQKQNNAFRGRCSDAPILCSICGTRTEMYVKNSMTFSYSEIQLATNDFSKENLLGEGGYGHVYKGEFKDGQQIAAKVRKEASTQEFTEFHSEVYVLSFARHKNIVMLLGYCCKENLNILVYEYICHKSLEWHLFDEKAAVLEWHQRQEIAIGTAKGLRFLHEECRGSPIIHRDTRPSNILLTHDYVPMLGDFGFAKWKTASNDTDQTRIIGTLGYLAPEYAENGIVSVRTDVYAFGMVLLQLVTGRKIVDSNGEGQAQYLREWAEPIIQRLALHELIDRRLGDSYDTYEVYLMAKAAFLCVQRNPEMRPSMQEVVRVLEGENDNYHHLGEHFAPQYLTK; the protein is encoded by the exons ATGTATGTTAGCATGCTTCTTGAAAGTGCGAGAAAGTGTGAAGATCAAGGG GTCAGCATTGAAGTCAAAGTTACTGCTGGTTTTCCCGTTAAGCAGGTTATTTTGCAAGAGATTATGGCCTGCAATGCAGCTTGGGTTATACTTGATAG GCACCTTAGACGGGATATGAGGTTCTACCTTAAGAAGATACCATGCAAGGTTGCAATAATACAAGATAGTTTGGCTGTGGATGTTGTAAGACCTCATACAACGGATGACACTGATACCATGGAACACAAATTGTTTTTTTCATTGTCCAAGCCTGTTCCACTATCCAATTATCAATCTAACAGAAACAATGAACAGCCACTCAGTGATTCACCTGAAAGTTCTGATATTCAGAAAACCTATTTGACTTCACCTACAGTTAAGTTACGAGACTATGGTTCTTTATTGAATCTAGGGTCTTCCCCTACTCAAGAAAATTCAG GTGTAAAAACCAAAGCAGACGATAAACACTCCATAGTTCCTCAAAAAATCCAGAAGCAAAATAACGCCTTCCGAGGAAGATGCTCAGATGCCCCAATTCTGTGTTCCATATGTGGAACACGGACTGAAATGTATGTCAAGAATTCTATGACATTCAGCTACTCAGAGATACAGCTTGCAACAAATGATTTTTCCAAGGAAAATTTATTGGGAGAAGGCGGATATGGTCATGTGTATAAAGGTGAGTTTAAGGACGGACAGCAGATTGCAGCAAAGGTGCGGAAAGAAGCAAGTACACAAGAATTTACAGAATTTCACTCTGAGGTCTATGTCTTGAGTTTTGCACGCCATAAGAACATTGTCATGCTGTTGGGTTATTGTTGCAAGGAGAACCTAAATATATTGGTTTATGAATATATTTGCCACAAGTCTCTTGAATGGCActtatttg ATGAAAAGGCAGCAGTTCTTGAGTGGCACCAAAGACAGGAAATCGCCATTGGAACTGCGAAGGGATTGCGTTTCCTCCACGAAGAATGTCGTGGAAGTCCTATAATTCATCGAGACACGCGACCAAGCAATATACTGCTAACACATGATTACGTTCCAATG TTAGGTGATTTTGGCTTCGCCAAATGGAAGACGGCGAGTAATGACACTGACCAGACAAGGATAATTGGCACACTAGG CTACCTTGCTCCAGAGTATGCAGAGAACGGTATTGTTTCTGTACGGACAGATGTATATGCCTTTGGCATGGTTCTGTTACAACTCGTAACTGGCCGCAAGATTGTTGATTCAAACGGAGAAGGGCAAGCTCAATACCTACGGGAGTGG GCAGAACCAATAATCCAGAGGCTGGCACTACATGAACTCATTGATCGTCGTCTAGGAGATTCATATGACACATATGAAGTGTACCTCATGGCTAAAGCCGCATTCTTATGTGTACAAAGAAATCCTGAAATGCGTCCATCAATGCAAGAG GTTGTCCGCGTTCTTGAAGGTGAAAATGACAATTACCACCACCTAGGAGAGCACTTTGCACCTCAATATCTCACAAAGTGA